In Amaranthus tricolor cultivar Red isolate AtriRed21 chromosome 3, ASM2621246v1, whole genome shotgun sequence, a single window of DNA contains:
- the LOC130807623 gene encoding protein SOSEKI 2, which yields MEVGRVGRLSTSGRSEAESLCPTPDRGKHILKSNEEQQNYQKQQQHPKNKIVKMFNKVQVVYYLTRNGQLEHPHYLEVSHLATQPLRLKDVIDRLAVLRGKAMPCQYSWSCKRSYKNGYVWNDLTESDAIYASDGSEYVLKGSELLHQTDFTSEIRLEELQIKQRQERKMGCHTKTNGLEKNKSVGIHQQHHYRQEVVKNYQQNIINKNSEEAEEEEEKGSCNSSNAPYSTLQIEQDESYSLPSTSSTNSDKQPPPPPPPKPPMPQPQATKSSSEHSRRLQKETSRTFIEEDGDPTFTTSLTRNSAILLHLIACGGGGIVGNTNTQERRKSKSNNCVGSSRNSNFSMPCLKQQLSIRPSSKNDSNAVKSVIESCNRESKAGNGDDDNAIGRTEDDEDEDMMMVRYMSENPRFGNLQSEEKEYFSGTIVETMATQQTHHQHNHSSGSATYPYSQTPVFTKSSSYNEQRSVKAGLGAAVASTMSDEEEDKEDSKVKGIIKLCIPRKKSSSSRQT from the exons ATGGAGGTTGGGAGAGTAGGAAGATTATCAACAAGTGGAAGATCAGAAGCAGAATCATTATGTCCAACTCCAGATAGAGGAAAACATATTTTAAAGAGCAATGAAGAGCAGCAGAATTATcagaaacaacaacaacatccgAAGAATAAAATAGTAAAGATGTTTAATAAGGTGCAAGTTGTGTATTATCTCACTAGAAATGGTCAGCTTGAACATCCTCATTATTTGGAAGTCTCCCATTTAGCTACTCAACCTCTTCGTCTCAAAG ACGTGATCGACAGACTAGCAGTGCTCAGAGGTAAAGCTATGCCTTGTCAATATTCATGGTCTTGCAAAAG GAGTTATAAGAATGGATATGTTTGGAATGACTTGACGGAGAGTGATGCTATTTATGCTTCTGATGGATCAGAATATGTACTCAAAGGTTCTGAACTCCTACACCAAACAGACTTCACTTCTG AAATAAGGCTAGAAGAGCTGCAAATCAAACAGAGACAGGAAAGAAAAATGGGCTGTCATACAAAAACTAATGGATTAGAAAAGAATAAATCAGTCGGTATTCACCAACAACACCATTATAGACAAGAAGTTGTTAAAAACTATCAGCAAAACATAATCAACAAGAACAGTGAAGAagcagaggaagaagaagaaaaaggaagttGCAACAGTTCAAATGCACCTTACTCAACTCTGCAAATTGAACAAGATGAATCCTACTCTCTCCCTTCCACCTCTTCAACAAACTCCGACAAACAACCGCCACCACCACCTCCACCAAAACCACCAATGCCACAAccacaagcaacaaaatcatcCTCAGAACATTCGAGAAGGTTACAGAAAGAAACTTCTAGAACATTCATAGAAGAAGATGGGGACCCCACATTTACCACTAGCTTAACTCGCAATAGTGCAATTCTTCTCCACTTGATTGCTTGTGGAGGAGGTGGCATTGTTGGTAACACTAACACCCAAGAAAGGAGGAAATCAAAATCTAATAATTGTGTAGGAAGCAGCAGAAACTCCAATTTCAGTATGCCATGTTTGAAACAACAATTAAGTATTCGACCATCTAGTAAGAATGATAGTAATGCAGTAAAATCAGTAATAGAGTCATGCAACAGAGAAAGTAAGGCGGGAaatggtgatgatgataatgcAATTGGAAGAacagaagatgatgaagatgaagatatgATGATGGTAAGGTATATGTCTGAGAATCCGAGGTTTGGAAATTTACAGTCAGAAGAGAAAGAGTATTTCAGCGGAACAATTGTTGAAACTATGGCTACTCAACAAACTCAtcatcagcataatcattcttCTGGCTCTGCTACTTATCCTTACTCACAAACTCCAGTTTTCACTAAATCTTCCTCCTACAATGAGCAAAG GAGCGTAAAGGCTGGGTTAGGAGCAGCAGTAGCATCAACAATGTCGGATGAGGAGGAAGACAAAGAAGATTCAAAAGTTAAAGGGATCATAAAATTGTGTATTCCTCGGAAGAAAAGTTCTTCCAGTAGGCAAACTTAG